The window ATCGAGCCCGTGCTCCGGCGGGTGGAGTCCGGTGAACATGCTGACGTGGCTGGGGAGGCTCCAGGTAGAGGGCGCCCGGGCCTGCGTGTACGTGGTTGCCTCGTCGGCGAACGCCTCGAGGAACGGCGTCGTCTCGTTCGCGTGGCCGTGGAGGCTGGTATTGCGGGCCCGGACACTGTCGAGCACCACCAGCAGGACGTTCGGCTGCACAGCCGTACTCTACCCACGCGGCACATATGTCCTGCCATCCCTCCCGGACCGCGGACGACCGCCTGTCGTCGTCCGGAACCGGCTTGTAGCCGGGGGCTGTCCGGTCACGGCATGACGGACGTGGCGCTCGCGACGAAGGTGTTCTCGCGGGCGGACAAGCTGGATGCCCTCCTGAACTCCGCCGGCGCCGCCGGACTGGACGCGGTGTACGTCGCCGACGACGGCGAGCCGAGCGACCGCAAGGAGGAACTGTACGCCGCGGAGTACCCCTTCGACCTGACGGTGCTCGACCTGGAGTACGATGCCGGGCTGGGCCAGGGCCGGAACGCCATCGTCGAGGCCAGCGACGCCGAGTACCTCCTCGTGGTCGACAGCGACCACCGCGTCCCGGGGAACGTGGACACGCTGGTCGCCCAGGCCGAGGCCCGGCCGGACCTGGGCGGCATCAGCGGCCTCCTCTACGAGGACGGGAAGATACGGGGCACCTGCCACGACCTCCACGAGCGCGGGGACCTGCTGCTCCGGGACGTTCGCGAGGACAAGCCCGTCGAGATGGTGGCGGGGGCCCCGCTCGTCGAGTTCGACTTCCTCCCGAACGTCGTGCTCCTCCGGCGCGAGTGCCTCGAGGCGCAGGCCTGGGACGACGAGTACGTCATCGGGAAGGAGCACCTCGACTTCTACGTAGCCCACGCGAAGCGGACCGACTGGCGGTTCGCCGTCTCGCCGACCGTCCTGTTCGAGCACCGGCCCGGCGGTGACGAGGGATACGTCTCGAACCGCGAGAGCGCGGCGAAACTCGAACACAGCAAGGAGTACTTCCTCGAGAAGTGGGACTACCGCCAGGTCCTGCTCGGGCAGACCGACTGGACGGATGCGACGCGCCGGCAGGGCACGACCGACCACCTCGTCGAGTGGGGCATCAAGCGCGCGTTCCTCTCGCTTCCGCCCGCGGTGCAGGCGCCGCTCATGGACGCTCGCGACGCCGTGCGACGACGACGGAACCGGCCGCCGCTCTGAGGCGGCGCCCCGCCGTCTTCCACGCGTGTAACTCCATCCGATACATCACCGAGTGCCACGAAGGCCGTGTGTCCGCGGCGGGCGGTCGGCCCTCCGAGTGACCCGGGACCCCGTCGCGGACGAAGCTTCAAGTGACGGCTCCCCGACTCGGTGGGCATGACCTTCGACGCGGCACTGGACGGCACGCTGATGCTGTCGGACCACTCCAGTATCGACGAGGCCGTCGCGCAGGCGCAGCGATACGAGGACCACGGGTTCAGGCGCGTCTCGATGGGCGAGGTGACCGGGTGGAACATCGTGCCGGTGCTGACGGCCATCGCCCGTGAGACCGGTATCGGTATCTCGAACGACGTGTTCTCGCCGCCGTCTCGCTCGCCGGCGATGCTGGCACAGACCGCACTCACCCTCCACGAGGCCAGCGACGGCGACTACCGGATGGGCCTGGGGCCGTCCTCACCCGCACTGGTCGAGCGGTGGCACTCGGGGGAGTTCGAGCCGGCGCTCCGCCGCACACGGGAGACCATCGACATCGTCCGCGCGGTGTACGAGGGCGGGAAGGTGTCCTACGACGGCGATGTCTACGAGATGGGCGGGATGGGCTACGACCGCCAGGTCCCGGACGACCCGCCGGCCATCGACCTCGCGACGCTCGGGCCGAAGGCGGTGGAGATGACGGGCCGGTTCGCGGACGGCTGGGTCCCGCAACTGTTCACGGCCGACGGTCTCCGCGACCGTCTCGAGGACCTCGAGCGGGGGGCTGACCTCGGGGACCGCGACGCGGACGACGTGCGCGTCGCGCCGCTGGTGCGCACGTTCGCCCACGAGAACGGCGACCACGCGCGGTCGATGGCCCGGCAGATGGTGGCCTTCCTCATCGGCGCGTACGGGCCGTTCTACGGCAACTCCGTGGCCGAGCAGGGGTATCCCGACGCCGTCGAGGAGATACGTGCCGCCTGGGAGGAGAAGGACACGGCTGCGATGGCCGCCGCGCTCCCGGACGAGGCGCTCGAGGGACTCGCCGCCGCGGGGACGCCCGAGGAGGTCCGCGAGCACTACCGCGACCTCGCGAGCGTCGACGGCGTCGACGCCGTCCGTTGCGGGTTCGTCGCCGGGATGAGCCAGGACGACAAGGTGACGACGATGGCCGCGCTCTCCGAACTGTAACGCCCGACCGCCGGGGAGAATCCCGTCCCCGCAGCGGGGTCACTGTCAAACAATACCATTATCCCCCGGCCACCTGAACGTCGCATATGAGTCTCGAGAGGCCGGACCTCGAAGGCAGCACGGCATTCATCACCGGAACCACCCGCGGCATCGGCAAGTCCATCGCGCTGGACCTGGCCGAGCGTGGGTGCAACATCGTCTCGACCGGCAAGACCAGCGAGAACAACGACTACGGCGAGGACAAGGGTCTGGAGGGAACCATCGAGCAGACCGCCCGCGAGTGCGAGGAGAAGGGCGTCGAGGCCCACCCCATCGAACTGAACGTCCGCGACGAGGAGGTCGTCGAGGCTGCCGTCGAGGAGGCCGTCGACCACTTCGGCGAGGTCAACATCCTCATCAACAACGCGTCGGCCATCCAGCCCGCCAACGTCGAGGACCTGCCCGCCAACCGGTTCGACCTGCTGACCGACGTGAACGTCCGCGGGACGTACATCACCTCTCGGGCGTTCATCCCGCACCTCCGCGAGGCCGATGAGGACTCGTGGATCCTCACGAACGCGCCGCCCGTCCGCACCGACCGGAAGACCGGCGGCTCGGCCTACGCGTGGTCGAAGATGGGGATGAGCTTCATCACGCTCTCGCTGGCCGGCGAACTGGCCGGCGACGACATCGGCTGCAACTCCTTTTGGCCAGTCACGGCCATCGATACGCGCGCGACCCGGCACTTCGGCATGGGCACGGAGGACGACTGGCGGACCCCGCAGATCGTCTCGGACACCGTGCTCGGCATCCTGAACGAGGACCCCGCCGAGTTCACCGGGAACGCCGTCTACGACGAGGACTTCCTCGTCGAGAAGGGTATCACGGACCTCTCCGAGTACAACCTGACCGAGGGCGACCCACATCCGATGTCGGCCCAGATGGTCGACCCCGAGTACGAGCGCCCCGCCGAGCTGCAGTAACGTCGGACACGTCGAGGGCACGACCGCCTGAACGTCCCGACCACCACGGCAGCCGACGGCCGGTTTCAGCCGGCCCCTCGATTGTCGGTTACAGGAGTTCGTCGTCGAGCGCTTCGGCGGCATCCACCAC of the Haloglomus salinum genome contains:
- a CDS encoding glycosyltransferase family A protein, with the protein product MTDVALATKVFSRADKLDALLNSAGAAGLDAVYVADDGEPSDRKEELYAAEYPFDLTVLDLEYDAGLGQGRNAIVEASDAEYLLVVDSDHRVPGNVDTLVAQAEARPDLGGISGLLYEDGKIRGTCHDLHERGDLLLRDVREDKPVEMVAGAPLVEFDFLPNVVLLRRECLEAQAWDDEYVIGKEHLDFYVAHAKRTDWRFAVSPTVLFEHRPGGDEGYVSNRESAAKLEHSKEYFLEKWDYRQVLLGQTDWTDATRRQGTTDHLVEWGIKRAFLSLPPAVQAPLMDARDAVRRRRNRPPL
- a CDS encoding SDR family oxidoreductase, whose translation is MSLERPDLEGSTAFITGTTRGIGKSIALDLAERGCNIVSTGKTSENNDYGEDKGLEGTIEQTARECEEKGVEAHPIELNVRDEEVVEAAVEEAVDHFGEVNILINNASAIQPANVEDLPANRFDLLTDVNVRGTYITSRAFIPHLREADEDSWILTNAPPVRTDRKTGGSAYAWSKMGMSFITLSLAGELAGDDIGCNSFWPVTAIDTRATRHFGMGTEDDWRTPQIVSDTVLGILNEDPAEFTGNAVYDEDFLVEKGITDLSEYNLTEGDPHPMSAQMVDPEYERPAELQ
- a CDS encoding TIGR04024 family LLM class F420-dependent oxidoreductase: MTFDAALDGTLMLSDHSSIDEAVAQAQRYEDHGFRRVSMGEVTGWNIVPVLTAIARETGIGISNDVFSPPSRSPAMLAQTALTLHEASDGDYRMGLGPSSPALVERWHSGEFEPALRRTRETIDIVRAVYEGGKVSYDGDVYEMGGMGYDRQVPDDPPAIDLATLGPKAVEMTGRFADGWVPQLFTADGLRDRLEDLERGADLGDRDADDVRVAPLVRTFAHENGDHARSMARQMVAFLIGAYGPFYGNSVAEQGYPDAVEEIRAAWEEKDTAAMAAALPDEALEGLAAAGTPEEVREHYRDLASVDGVDAVRCGFVAGMSQDDKVTTMAALSEL